The DNA region ACTTCACTTCTATGGATTATGGTGCAATTTTGTGGTGTGTCGTGTTCATGTCTATTTTTGctgtaattttttcttttcttttcaaataaTCATATTAGTATTAAGTAATATACTCTATATTTCGGATAATTACTCTAACTTCACGCTTCAAATGTAGTAAATCGGATTCCTAATCAAGCAATTCAAAATTGACAAGTCACAAGAATGAATACTCCAATTGATATGCAAGAATAAGTGAAAAGAttaaattcaaatatgactTCTAAAAAAGTaagttgacaaaaaaataaataaatacataaataaatagtGAAGGAAAGTGTAGATGAAATTTCTTTGACTCAGCAGTTCATATATGTTGAATTTCCACACTCCCAATTTCAGTTTCAGGCATTTCTTCAATTTCGATTTCCGAACCCTCTAAAAAAGTTCTCCCGAATCGTAGCCCCCACCGTCCTACGACTCGGAGCAGTCCAAATTTATTCGTTTCAGATTCAAATTTCTCTTCACGTATTTATTGCATCAGCTCATTGGATTGAAAAGGATATCATCTCATTTTTTGGGTCAATAGAAATCGCCAGCTCTCTCATTCAACTTCGGATTTTGTTCAGGTGCGCTTTGAAGCTTCGTTATATTTGTGTATTTTAGATTTGAGAAGGATTGAATTTTCGCGGTTATTGACTTTTGTTTACTGCAATCCAGAAACTAACTCTACTGGCTCAGAGATCGGGATAGGATAGGTGAAGGAATCTGAGATTTGAAAATTTAGGTGTGAAAGTCATTAGCTTTATTAGATTGGGGTTTTGTACCTGTGGTTGATTTCACCGATCGATACTCGATCTCGTGTTTGTGATTTACATTTTGCTGGAGAAATTGGGGCTTTTTAGTCAAACAAGTCGATTTTGGTTCATTTTCCGTAATGGGTAATTGTTGTGCAACACCGCAAACCTCTGATGAGAAGAAGCCAAATCCTTACTTCGATGGGAAGCCTGTTCCAAATGGTGGGCATAAATCTTATGTGTTGGAGAATCCAACAGGGCATAATATAGAGGAGTTTTATGAGCTTGGACGGGAGCTTGGACGGGGTGAATTTGGGATCACGTATATGTGTACTGATAAAAGCAATGGAGAGATTCTTGCTTGTAAGTCGATATCAAAGAAGAAGTTGAGGACTAGAGTGGATATTGAGGATGTTAAGAGGGAGGTTGAGATCATGAAGCATCTGCCTAAGCATTCCAATATAGTGACGTTGAAGGACACTTATGAGGATGATAGTGCAGTCCATTTAGTCATGGAGTTGTGTGAGGGTGGTGAGTTGTTTGATAGGATTGTTGCTAGAGGTCATTATACCGAAAGGGCTGCTGCAGCTGTGACTCGCACGATTGTTGAAGTTATTCAGGTGAGGGTTTTTGTGATCGGGGAGTTTTGTGCTTGGATAATTTATATGGAGTGGTATTTACTTCTTTTACATGATTTAATTTTGTTCCAGCATTAGGGGCTGTGTAGTTTATTCAGTATGAAGTGTTAACATTTATCTTAAAGGATTGTTAGTAATTAGATAGGCTGGATTGATAAATGCTGATTCAGTTTAATAGTAATATAGCATGTAACTCATTTAGATCTTTGCACATCTAGGTTTTCAGGGAATCAGATTCTGTTTGGTGGTATATTTTCTTTATGTCACTGAAATGCAAAAATAGGAAGATGTATTAGCCTTATTGCTTGTGTGTCGGGTTTTGTTGCTATTAATTTGCTCATGCTTTTGACGTACTATAGAAACCCACATGGTTCTCCCTATCATTTATTTGATTCCACTGCATGGCATCTTGCCTCTGCAAgagtgaattaattaaattggactTCTCTGCAGAACTGTCACAAGCATGGAGTCATACATCGTGATCTCAAACCTGAAAATTTCTTGTTCAGCAATAAGAAGGAAACAGCACCCCTCAAAGCTATCGATTTTGGGCTGTCCGTCTTCTTCAAGCCTGGTAATGCCTTTGCACTTAGAGTACTCATTGTACAGCTAGATGTAAGGTTGATCATTTTCATCTGTAACTGATTCATTAGTAATTCAACAGGCCAGATATTTGATGAGATAGTCGGAAGTCCCTATTATATGGCTCCGGAGGTGCTGAAAAGGAACTACGGTCCAGAAATTGACGTCTGGAGTGCTGGTGTGATTCTCTACATTTTACTCTGTGGTGTTCCGCCATTTTGGGCTGGTAAGTTTCCATAATATCTGTTAATGCAATAACACCCGCACCCTAGCATGGTacaatactactataatttaagaAATTGGCTGAATCTACATTTTCTTAAAACGGTCAGTGTATCTGGAAGTTTGAAATTGAGATCATGTCCTTTATTCAGTCTCTTATTTTTCATGTATTCCTTACATAAAATTGCCTGTGGCTTGCAGAAACCGAACAAGGAGTTGCCCAAGCGATCATTCGTTCTAATGTTGACTTCAAGAGAGAACCTTGGCCCAAAGTATCCGATAGAGCGAAGGATCTGGTGAAGAAGATGCTCAATCCTGATCCCAAACAGCGTCTTACAGCACAAGAAGTTCTCGGTAAATAGTACTCTATTTAATTAGTTTTCTGCATAAACTGCTCGATTCTGTCTTCCAATGCCCTTTAATCAAATATAAAGCTCTTGATATGTATAACTCTTCGACTTGCAGATCATCCCTGGTTACAAAATGCAAAGACTGCTCCTAATGTTTCTCTGGGTGAAACTGTCAGAGCTAAGCTCATGCAATTTTCGATGATGAATAAGTTGAAGAAAAGAGCTCTAAGGGTAATTTCCTGCTTTCTAAATCGCAAAAGAGTTAGATCCATTGACGGCGCTCTTGCAGTTTTCTTGTACTAAATTTCTCATTCAAATTTCAGGTGATTGCTGAGCATTTGTCGGTAGAGGAAGTGGCGGGAATAAAGGAGGGGTTCAAATTGATGGATACAGACAACAAGGGGAAGATTGACATCAATGAGTTGAGAGCTGGATTACATAAGCTTGGTCATCAAATCCCCGAATCTGATCTCGTAGCTCTCATGGAAGCGGTAAGTGTCTTTTTGACTTCGAACATTAGTATTTAGGATTTTGTATCTTTTCCGAAAGGTTAGAGATATCATAGAATCATTATCCTTCAAGCCGTgtttttttcacaaaaaatcTCTTTCATTCCTGGTCAAACTATTTTTTCCCCTTTCCACTATGTGACTGTTCAGAAGTAATGACTCTTGCTGTCTCTCTTCTTGCAGGGCGATGTGGATAAGGATGGATATCTCGACTGTGCAGAGTTTGTTGCCATTTCTGTACACCTAAGGAAGTTGGGCAATGATGACCATCTGCACAAGGCCTTCGACTATTTTGATAAAAATGGAACTGGATACATAGAAATTGAAGAGCTGAGGGACGCCTTTGCTGATGAGCCAGAAGCTACCAGTGAAGAGATCATAAATGCCATCATTCAAGATGTTGACACGGACAAGGTTAGCAATACTAATTCTTCTAGTCCGGTTTCTATATGTTTCCTATGAGGTGGTTTAAAGTTGAGCTTGGGAACACGAGACTTGGTGGGCGTTTACTGTAGACTCTGAGTGACGAGTTAGATCGACATTAGATGGATTGGGTATTTGAAATATTACACGTCCAATCATAAAAATGTGATCTTTATTGTTTTACTCCAGCTAATCTATCATCCAAAGCAAAGTGAATGAATGTGTTTTCAATATTTCTGCAGGATGGTCGTATAAGTTACGAGGAGTTCACTGCAATGATGAAATCCGGCACAGATTGGAGAAAAGCATCGAGACAATATTCACGGGAACGATACAACAGTCTTAGCTTGAAATTGATGGAAGCTGGCTCCTTACAGAAGAACCAATGAGACTAGATAGGTGGGAAGAACACTGACTTGCATCGGCTTAAGCTGAAAAACTACGATGTTTCGTGATTCAGACCCAAGGACTTCAGGCAAAAACAAAGGATGAAATTCTTTTTTCTTTGATTATATTTATGTTAAATTTTGCTGGTTGCAAGATTCTTTTGGTTTAGGATGACAAAAAATAGGTCGTTGATCATGTTACTACGGTTTGTGGTTTGTTTGTTGGTTGGTTGCTATTCTGGGATATAGATTCGGATATGTATTAAggatcttttaatgtgtatgtTTGTAATACCTTATCATTTGTATATAGACATATTCTTCAACTTTTAGATTTCTACATGAGCATTATAATTTTAGCTATTTAGAGCACTTTGTTATTCGAGAATAATTGATGCGGGTAGTTAACTGAGTGTCGAATGAAGCCAACCTTCGTAAATGTTTCCCCCTGAATTGAATCAGCATATAATACAGATGGAGAATCATTACTAAACTAATttaaaatcaagaaataaaaaaaattgagagagggaacgcttataaaaaaaattgtactacATGTATTTCTATGTCAACTTAAGCTAAATTTTTTACAAGGCTATTTAAGCGATTTTATGTGCTGGGAAAGTTTTATTTAGGGAGACATTTAcatacttttttaaaaatatttttggatattAATTGATTAATCGTATTTGAGAGAGCCATAGTTTTGGAACTGCAGCTTAAtcatattttgtattttcaacTTTCCATGCTTTCATAAAATATCCCTAAGCCTAAGCCTTTGTCACGACCCAACTTTGCTAATTATAGCAAGGTTTGATATACAGTGACTGAGGTGGATATTAAGAATGTGGGCTGAGTACGAAAAGAAGGATTTAATGGTTGAACTTTCTGTTTGTAGAGTATAGACGGTGAATACATGAATAGAATGGCACAATCACAATGACTCGAGTCGGGGACCATACAATATACTAGCTAGTTATCGGAGTCTTTAGAGACATAAAGGATTTCACTTGCTTCAATGCACACCGGAAGGAactgaacgcggttccatgtatgaagacacgaaccTCCGAGAGTATTGAATGGAAATAAAAGTAGGTCTGGTTTAATTAGCACCCTCCACTCCATCAcaactcaacctgcacatttagaaatacgtCCAGGGCTAAGTACAaaggtactcagtgaacacattgccaaaATCTACaatatataaaaacaaatattgtcaagccatcatacAAGTAATACTCAGTGTTTTTCTCAAAAAGATGCAagcttactaaattcttttaCTTGAAAATTTGACTGATCAGTCTTAGTTTCTTCTGTAATTCGCCATATCTGAACATTCATTCTTGTGCCGGGAAAGTagccactttccacgagcaccGGACCGGCCAACCCTCTCGATGACACATGGTCCACGTGTACACTAGTTCGAGTAGGGACGCTCCCCTTGCTGAGACCCGAATttgatttcttattttatttggcATAGCACATTTGGTAtaaccaaacagataggcatcatacataaaacaaaacattgGCATGACAacattattttcataattaatcatcataaaataatacttcatatatatatatatatatatatatatatatatatatatatatatatatatatatagggttttgatctatgcaaaatcattcttaatacaaaaatgcagaaccaagcatacaaaagtcattttttggtcattgtaagcttatttttacgtcattatagtaaggatgacatgaaatgatcttaacacgacctcaaacccaaagtttataatatgacctaaaactgctttacaatgaccctccgtgtttttgtttaattattgaccattggattgtcaaatctcatggtcaggatttggtctggattttgtattgagatcaagttttgtattgatcattttcctatatatatatatatatatatccattgTAGGATAGGAAAGTGCACCTCTTATGCTTCCGAACTCCGTAAAACAATATTAACTCACTTGGAGTTAAATTCCTTGCGATGGACCTTGTCCACTAAAAGATAATAAACTATTTAGCTTCAAGGAAATAACAATAGCGGATGATATGCTCTCAGGATTTGCATCctattttccttctctctttcttaaactcattcactttaattaaattcaaagatTTAATTATTGGTAATAATTAATCGagagattaattaatttaataaatttgagAATTTACTTGAAAAACATACAAACTAAGTTACTTAAATTAATTTAAGAGAATTTTATCTCAAGCAATTAATTTATTCCTAATATTACaattaattaatcccaaatgaagaattaattgattagttaaaaaaaaactaacccaTCAAGCACTAGCAAAGTTAACCCATAAAGTATACGACCCAAATCAATTATATACTTGAAATGGCCCAACAACAAAggaactaaaaaaatattagtcCAAGTACTTAAATGATTCAAAAGAGGCTCCCACCCCCAGAAACTCTATACATGAAATCCACCTCTCTCTATGCTCAACATCTCTTTCTaaatctctctctttctttttcgcCTAATAAGACATAGCCTCGGATTTCTTCACAATCGAAAGTCTAAACAATGTCTGATCGTCCCGAAATTTTAACCAAAGGTAGATGACTCATAAAGCATCATTCCTACTGaagaaaattgaattttaacgGTTAGATCttctaaaattaattttggAAGTGGCTGCCGTTTTCTACAGTAGCAGTGTCGATTTTCTACACGATCGAGGGTACAAACGTTGTCCGATCGTTCTGAAATTTTAACGGAAGGTAAACAACTCTTCTACCTTCACGTTGACCGAAGGAAATTATATTTGAACGGTTAGATTTTCCGTTATAAATTTCCAAAGGTGCTTATCTTCcaaagagaaaatattttagGAGTTTTTCCTACTTTCTAATTACTTTATTGATTCTAAGACTTTGCATTTGTTGTATGTAAATTAGGCTCAACATAGAATAAAATGGTTTCATACAtgaatttgaaaagaaagagtTAGAAAGATTGTTTATGAAACATGCTTAGTTGTGATTCTATGTTCTATATGAATTCATGCTATGATGACATGCTTGATAAAATCATACTTGAAAAGATTTAACTTGTGGCTTGATAATCATTACCTCAAAAGAATTataaagatttatttaaatgtGCTCCTACTTGAAATTCTCCTTCTTGAAGAATGCTTGCTTGAAAACTTGCTAGGAAAGGTGGAAAACTTTTTCTGTCTACTCATTTAAAATTTTGGGTGAAAGGGGATTTTAGGTGTGTAGGATCTTggtagaaaaaaaagagagctGAGAGTGCGTCGAAGAAGTGTGAAACTGGATTTTGGTGTGTGTAGTAAAGCTATTTG from Salvia splendens isolate huo1 chromosome 9, SspV2, whole genome shotgun sequence includes:
- the LOC121748631 gene encoding calcium-dependent protein kinase 32-like, whose protein sequence is MGNCCATPQTSDEKKPNPYFDGKPVPNGGHKSYVLENPTGHNIEEFYELGRELGRGEFGITYMCTDKSNGEILACKSISKKKLRTRVDIEDVKREVEIMKHLPKHSNIVTLKDTYEDDSAVHLVMELCEGGELFDRIVARGHYTERAAAAVTRTIVEVIQNCHKHGVIHRDLKPENFLFSNKKETAPLKAIDFGLSVFFKPGQIFDEIVGSPYYMAPEVLKRNYGPEIDVWSAGVILYILLCGVPPFWAETEQGVAQAIIRSNVDFKREPWPKVSDRAKDLVKKMLNPDPKQRLTAQEVLDHPWLQNAKTAPNVSLGETVRAKLMQFSMMNKLKKRALRVIAEHLSVEEVAGIKEGFKLMDTDNKGKIDINELRAGLHKLGHQIPESDLVALMEAGDVDKDGYLDCAEFVAISVHLRKLGNDDHLHKAFDYFDKNGTGYIEIEELRDAFADEPEATSEEIINAIIQDVDTDKDGRISYEEFTAMMKSGTDWRKASRQYSRERYNSLSLKLMEAGSLQKNQ